One part of the Candidatus Nealsonbacteria bacterium genome encodes these proteins:
- a CDS encoding class I SAM-dependent methyltransferase encodes MEISFLRPEKILQELDLKENMTAVDFGSGSGGWAIPLAKKLEEGKVYAIDLQESALSALKGKAGLENVLNIETVLCDLERAEGLELIGDFFDLVLMTNLLFQLKDKNQVLREAKKILKKQGQLLIVDWKAEIPLGPKEGKISSQELKKITEGLGFKFKKEFEAGDYHYGLVFTKI; translated from the coding sequence ATGGAAATTTCTTTTTTAAGACCGGAAAAAATTTTACAAGAACTGGATTTAAAAGAAAATATGACTGCCGTTGATTTTGGTTCAGGCAGCGGCGGTTGGGCGATTCCTTTGGCTAAAAAACTGGAAGAAGGAAAAGTTTATGCCATTGATCTCCAGGAAAGCGCTCTTTCGGCTTTAAAAGGAAAAGCCGGCCTTGAAAATGTTCTGAATATTGAAACTGTCCTTTGCGACTTAGAAAGAGCCGAGGGACTGGAATTGATAGGTGATTTTTTTGATTTGGTTTTAATGACCAATCTTCTTTTCCAGCTCAAAGATAAAAACCAGGTTTTAAGAGAAGCCAAGAAAATTTTAAAAAAACAAGGCCAGCTTTTGATAGTTGACTGGAAAGCCGAAATTCCCTTGGGCCCTAAGGAAGGGAAGATTTCCTCCCAGGAGCTTAAAAAAATAACAGAAGGCCTGGGATTTAAATTCAAGAAAGAATTTGAGGCTGGGGATTACCACTATGGTTTGGTCTTTACTAAAATTTAG
- a CDS encoding pilin — MRKKIIIFTAILIITIFGLFFSGKNLVFAVDLCTDALTCDTYCFNSCREDPANPGNTIGLNSPAGRFCLCNPWHATTVDTLIESVTNFILYLATVVYPLMVIFAAFLFMTAAGNPSNIEKAKSVLIFSSVGYGIIILANALVYVIKSVIGG; from the coding sequence ATGAGGAAAAAAATAATCATTTTTACTGCCATTCTGATAATTACGATTTTTGGCTTGTTTTTTTCAGGAAAAAATTTAGTTTTTGCCGTTGATTTATGTACTGACGCTCTAACGTGCGATACATATTGTTTTAATTCTTGTCGAGAAGATCCTGCTAATCCGGGAAATACGATCGGTTTAAATAGTCCGGCGGGCAGATTTTGCCTTTGCAATCCATGGCATGCCACAACCGTAGATACTTTAATAGAGAGCGTTACCAATTTTATTCTTTATCTTGCCACCGTAGTTTATCCTTTAATGGTAATATTTGCTGCTTTTTTATTTATGACCGCTGCCGGAAATCCCAGTAACATTGAAAAAGCCAAAAGCGTTCTTATTTTTTCTTCTGTTGGTTACGGAATTATTATTTTGGCAAATGCTTTAGTTTATGTTATAAAAAGTGTGATAGGAGGATAA
- a CDS encoding Hsp20/alpha crystallin family protein, whose protein sequence is MFFKKNKTDLKKRKTGEIKNNGNWLKSEGKLTIDVFENENELFIQSAVAGIDIDDLEISIEKDVLEIKGQRIKPDDGKTKRNYFIEECYWGPFSREVILQKEVDNSRVEASIKNGILTIKMPKIEREIKRKIKLKTK, encoded by the coding sequence ATGTTTTTCAAAAAAAATAAAACAGATTTAAAAAAAAGAAAAACCGGGGAAATAAAAAACAACGGAAACTGGTTAAAATCAGAGGGAAAGCTGACCATTGACGTTTTTGAAAACGAAAACGAACTTTTTATCCAAAGCGCAGTGGCCGGGATTGATATTGATGACTTGGAAATTTCCATTGAAAAAGATGTCCTAGAAATCAAAGGCCAAAGAATAAAACCCGATGATGGGAAAACCAAAAGAAATTATTTTATCGAAGAATGCTATTGGGGCCCTTTTTCCAGAGAAGTTATTTTGCAAAAAGAAGTGGATAACTCCCGGGTGGAGGCCTCAATAAAAAACGGCATTTTAACCATTAAGATGCCGAAAATCGAACGGGAAATAAAAAGAAAAATAAAACTAAAAACGAAGTAA